The Pseudomonas berkeleyensis genome includes a region encoding these proteins:
- a CDS encoding PA4575 family protein: MSRSLCLTRHCLGLVTRIECVIRPLAGETGRWTLLCAAGMSDAQPSAIKVQGPFYGPFVAEDVLAGIAESLALQGYVECSEPPIWRLHLLAELRRVNGEGHGHGRPLQRRPETDGQS, encoded by the coding sequence ATGTCGCGTAGCCTCTGCCTCACCCGCCACTGCCTGGGCCTGGTCACCCGAATCGAGTGCGTGATTCGGCCGCTGGCAGGAGAAACCGGACGCTGGACGCTGCTCTGTGCAGCCGGTATGTCCGATGCCCAACCTTCAGCCATCAAGGTGCAAGGCCCATTCTACGGGCCTTTCGTCGCTGAGGACGTGCTGGCAGGGATCGCCGAGAGCCTGGCCCTGCAGGGCTATGTCGAATGTTCCGAGCCACCTATCTGGCGTTTGCACCTGTTGGCTGAACTGCGCCGCGTCAATGGCGAAGGGCATGGTCACGGGCGGCCACTGCAACGGCGCCCTGAAACTGACGGGCAGAGCTGA
- a CDS encoding TIGR00645 family protein, with protein MERFIENAMYASRWLLAPIYFGLSLGLLALALKFFQEVFHILPNVFAMAEAELILVLLSLIDMALVGGLLVMVMISGYENFVSQLDIDDGKEKLNWLGKMDSSSLKMKVAASIVAISSIHLLRVFMDARNYDTDHLMWYVIIHMTFVASAFAMGYLDKLTKHD; from the coding sequence ATGGAACGCTTTATCGAAAACGCGATGTACGCCTCGCGCTGGTTGCTGGCACCTATCTACTTTGGCCTGTCGCTCGGGCTGCTGGCGCTGGCGTTGAAATTCTTCCAGGAAGTCTTCCACATCCTGCCCAATGTTTTCGCCATGGCCGAAGCCGAACTGATTCTGGTGCTGCTGTCGCTGATCGACATGGCGCTGGTCGGCGGCCTGCTGGTGATGGTGATGATCTCTGGATACGAAAATTTCGTTTCGCAGCTGGATATCGACGACGGCAAGGAGAAGCTCAACTGGCTGGGCAAGATGGATTCCAGCTCGCTGAAGATGAAAGTGGCGGCCTCCATCGTGGCGATTTCCTCGATCCACCTGCTGCGAGTGTTCATGGATGCGCGCAACTACGACACCGATCACCTGATGTGGTACGTGATCATCCACATGACTTTCGTCGCCTCAGCGTTCGCCATGGGCTACCTGGACAAGCTGACCAAGCACGACTGA
- a CDS encoding DUF6482 family protein — protein sequence MNLPDLSIHAQAGRIAELNLVSLEGGIYLLEAWMGGRAHPVLDSRGATLKLRSVEHARDVLQDLPVLPFFLLHTSVHDEMCGMPSANNGLKVPISLHSAWS from the coding sequence ATGAACCTGCCCGACCTGTCCATCCATGCTCAGGCTGGACGTATCGCTGAACTCAATCTGGTTTCCCTCGAAGGTGGCATCTATCTGCTGGAGGCCTGGATGGGTGGCCGTGCTCATCCGGTGCTCGACAGTCGAGGCGCGACATTGAAGCTGCGCTCTGTCGAGCACGCCCGTGATGTCCTGCAGGATCTGCCGGTGTTGCCTTTCTTTCTTCTGCACACCTCCGTGCACGATGAAATGTGCGGCATGCCGTCGGCCAACAACGGCTTGAAGGTGCCGATCAGCCTGCATTCGGCATGGTCATAG
- a CDS encoding cryptochrome/photolyase family protein, which translates to MLTRRLVLVLGDQLSLQLASLQGLDSERDQVLLAEVMEEASHVPHHPKKIALILSAMRHFAEQLRGRGIRVQYVQLDDPHNSGSLHAELMRWTQRLNPQEIHICECGDWRLEQSLRHCGLAIHWHADSRFLCSRDGFALWAKGRKQLRMEFFYREMRKLSGLLLNPDGSPEGGAWNFDADNRKALPNGIRPPAPLYIEPDAITRDVLALVGQRFSDHYGKLDGFDYPVTAEQAERLWQHFLASGLADFGDYQDAMADGEPYLFHSRISAALNIGLLDLRQLCEDVEAAYREGRVPLNAAEGFIRQLIGWREYVRGIYWLCMPDYAEGNVFGNTRALPEFYWTGQTRMNCMRQAIGQTLEHAYAHHIQRLMVTGNFALLAGIAPKAICDWYLAVYMDAFDWVELPNTLGMVMHADGGYLGSKPYCASGQYIKRMSNHCQGCSYKVSESTGESACPFNALYWHFLMRHRERLERNPRLGMVYRNLARMDDVKRRALWDWGEHLLARLDAGQTL; encoded by the coding sequence GTGCTAACGCGTCGATTGGTGCTGGTACTGGGTGATCAGCTTTCGCTGCAACTGGCCTCCTTACAGGGGCTCGACTCCGAGCGTGATCAGGTGCTGCTGGCTGAGGTGATGGAGGAGGCCAGCCATGTGCCGCATCACCCGAAGAAGATCGCACTGATCTTAAGTGCCATGCGTCACTTCGCCGAGCAGTTGCGCGGGCGGGGCATTCGTGTGCAGTACGTGCAACTCGATGATCCGCACAATAGCGGTTCTCTGCACGCTGAGCTGATGCGCTGGACGCAACGACTGAACCCGCAGGAAATCCATATTTGCGAATGCGGCGACTGGCGCCTGGAGCAGTCACTGCGACATTGCGGGCTGGCCATCCACTGGCACGCCGACAGTCGCTTTCTATGCAGCCGCGATGGCTTCGCCCTGTGGGCCAAGGGGCGCAAGCAACTGCGCATGGAGTTCTTCTACCGGGAGATGCGCAAGCTCAGCGGCCTGCTGCTGAACCCCGATGGCAGTCCGGAAGGCGGCGCCTGGAACTTTGACGCGGACAACCGCAAGGCGCTGCCCAATGGGATACGGCCACCAGCACCACTGTACATCGAGCCCGATGCCATCACCCGTGACGTGCTGGCATTGGTGGGCCAGCGCTTTTCCGATCATTACGGCAAGCTGGACGGCTTCGACTATCCGGTGACAGCCGAACAGGCCGAACGGCTCTGGCAACACTTCCTCGCCAGCGGCCTGGCTGACTTTGGCGACTATCAGGATGCGATGGCCGATGGTGAGCCGTATCTGTTTCATTCGCGCATCAGTGCAGCACTGAACATCGGCCTGCTCGATCTGCGCCAATTATGCGAGGACGTGGAAGCCGCCTACCGCGAAGGACGGGTGCCGCTGAATGCGGCCGAAGGTTTCATTCGCCAGTTGATCGGCTGGCGTGAATACGTGCGCGGCATCTACTGGCTGTGCATGCCGGACTACGCCGAGGGCAACGTATTCGGTAATACCCGCGCGCTGCCCGAGTTCTACTGGACGGGGCAGACGCGCATGAACTGCATGCGCCAGGCCATCGGCCAGACTTTGGAGCATGCCTATGCACACCATATCCAGCGGCTGATGGTCACCGGCAATTTCGCCTTGTTGGCCGGCATCGCGCCCAAGGCGATCTGCGACTGGTACCTGGCCGTGTACATGGATGCCTTCGACTGGGTCGAGCTGCCCAACACACTGGGCATGGTGATGCATGCCGATGGTGGTTACCTGGGCTCCAAGCCGTATTGCGCCAGTGGTCAGTACATCAAGCGCATGTCCAATCATTGCCAGGGGTGCAGCTACAAGGTCAGCGAGAGCACGGGCGAATCGGCATGTCCGTTCAATGCGCTGTATTGGCACTTCCTCATGCGCCACCGCGAGCGCCTGGAGCGCAACCCGCGGCTGGGCATGGTCTATCGCAACCTGGCGCGGATGGACGACGTGAAGAGGCGTGCCCTCTGGGATTGGGGCGAGCACCTGCTGGCGCGGCTGGATGCGGGGCAAACGCTGTGA
- a CDS encoding DUF2256 domain-containing protein, whose protein sequence is MKKSELPVKTCVTCGLPFTWRKKWARCWEEVRYCSVRCRRRH, encoded by the coding sequence GTGAAGAAAAGCGAGCTGCCGGTGAAGACCTGCGTCACCTGTGGTTTGCCTTTTACCTGGCGCAAGAAGTGGGCTCGTTGCTGGGAGGAGGTGCGCTATTGCTCCGTGCGGTGTCGGCGACGCCACTGA
- a CDS encoding methyl-accepting chemotaxis protein produces the protein MNFRSISIAPRAAIGFGLIALLVFVLGGFALLQMSSMHDSSSEVEENWVPSLNTLSDVSQEILRLRATTLRMLLSENAQQLQENKNQAQTLLDELQRMQQHYEGLISSAEERTHYDDFKRYESTYLATRAQLVQHLNDNDRQAALSLLYTSLNPQADSMIKALNELITHNREGASSAAKASSAVYTQAMRGTLLVMALSAIATFVLATLLTRSIVRPLADAVQVADSVASGNLTLSIDTRGNDEPAKLLQALKSMQGNLRGTIEQIADASNQLASAAEQLSTVTDASARNLHQQSLEIDQAATAVTEMSSAVDEVARNAASASESSSESGRIARDGSERITQTLSSINQLAGNVDNTSHNFGQLAGKIRGISQVLDVIRSIAEQTNLLALNAAIEAARAGEAGRGFAVVADEVRALAHKTGQSTREIESMIGAVQGDTEQAVRDMDSSNGLAKQTLEIAQGAGAALQQIIQSISEIGDRNLVIASATEQQAHVAREVDRNLINIRDLSLQNSAGSEETSTASRALSNLAANLQGMVARFQV, from the coding sequence ATGAATTTCCGCTCCATATCCATAGCCCCCAGAGCTGCAATCGGATTTGGCCTCATCGCCCTGCTCGTCTTCGTCCTGGGCGGTTTTGCCCTGCTGCAGATGAGCAGCATGCATGACAGCTCCAGCGAGGTCGAAGAAAACTGGGTTCCCAGCCTCAATACCCTCAGCGATGTGTCTCAGGAAATCCTGCGCCTGCGAGCAACCACCCTGCGCATGCTGCTCAGCGAAAATGCCCAGCAACTGCAAGAGAACAAGAACCAGGCTCAGACCCTTCTCGACGAACTGCAGCGCATGCAGCAGCACTACGAAGGCCTGATCAGCTCCGCGGAAGAGCGCACGCACTACGATGACTTCAAGCGCTACGAAAGCACCTACCTGGCGACCCGCGCACAGCTCGTCCAGCACCTGAACGACAACGACCGGCAGGCCGCCCTGAGCCTCCTGTATACAAGCCTCAACCCGCAAGCCGATAGCATGATCAAGGCCCTCAATGAGCTGATCACGCACAACCGCGAGGGCGCTTCCAGTGCGGCCAAGGCCTCCAGCGCGGTCTACACCCAGGCCATGCGCGGTACCCTGCTGGTCATGGCCCTGTCGGCCATCGCCACGTTCGTACTCGCCACCTTGCTGACCCGCAGTATCGTCAGGCCCCTGGCCGACGCCGTGCAGGTCGCCGACTCGGTCGCCAGCGGCAACCTGACGCTGAGCATCGACACCCGGGGTAACGACGAGCCGGCCAAGCTGCTGCAGGCGCTCAAGAGCATGCAGGGCAACCTGCGCGGCACCATCGAGCAGATCGCCGACGCGTCGAACCAGCTGGCCTCGGCCGCCGAACAACTCAGCACGGTCACCGATGCCAGCGCGCGCAATCTGCACCAACAGAGCCTGGAGATCGACCAGGCCGCCACTGCCGTCACCGAGATGAGCAGCGCCGTGGACGAAGTAGCGCGCAACGCCGCCAGCGCCTCGGAAAGCTCCAGCGAGTCCGGGCGCATCGCTCGTGACGGCAGCGAGCGCATCACCCAGACGCTGTCTTCGATCAACCAACTGGCGGGTAACGTCGACAATACATCGCACAATTTCGGCCAGCTGGCCGGCAAGATTCGTGGCATCAGCCAGGTACTCGACGTGATTCGCAGCATCGCCGAGCAGACCAACCTGCTCGCACTCAACGCCGCCATCGAAGCCGCCCGCGCCGGTGAAGCCGGACGCGGATTCGCGGTGGTAGCCGATGAGGTACGCGCCCTGGCGCACAAGACCGGGCAATCCACCCGCGAGATCGAAAGCATGATCGGTGCCGTGCAGGGCGATACCGAACAGGCAGTGCGCGACATGGATTCGAGTAATGGCCTGGCCAAACAGACGCTGGAGATCGCTCAAGGCGCCGGCGCGGCGCTGCAACAGATCATCCAGTCGATCAGCGAAATTGGCGACCGCAACCTGGTGATCGCCAGCGCCACGGAGCAGCAGGCGCATGTTGCACGCGAGGTCGACCGCAACCTGATCAACATCCGCGACCTGTCGCTGCAGAACTCCGCCGGATCGGAGGAAACCAGCACTGCCAGCCGCGCGCTGTCGAATCTGGCGGCGAATCTGCAGGGCATGGTGGCGCGCTTTCAGGTCTGA
- a CDS encoding HD domain-containing phosphohydrolase: MLSKDFHQSRVVIVDDVVANNRLLESSLRAFGLRNTISFSDSAAALEWLQHNPWNLLLLDLDMPAPNGFEILRSLAGRDRSASPVIIITALSDTANRRTGLELGANDYLSKPVDLPEVILRVRNNLQLSQASQNLQAANQTLEQKVRERTAQLKHSYSALMRTLRRAAAYRDSETGNHIARIGESAALIASAMGMENDWVELIRQAAPMHDVGKIGIADHILLKPGPLTDQERQIMQAHPSIGYSILHDEHPSSLTRMAAEIALGHHEKWDGSGYPEGLSGEQIPLSARIVALCDVYDALRMPRPYKAAWPEEKAQQYIREQSGKHFDPTLVAIIEGLYEQIEALQHRLSDCPQGD, encoded by the coding sequence ATGCTATCGAAGGACTTTCACCAGTCGCGTGTGGTCATTGTCGATGACGTAGTCGCCAACAATCGCCTGCTCGAATCCAGTCTCAGAGCCTTTGGCCTGCGCAATACCATCAGCTTCTCGGATTCGGCGGCAGCGCTCGAATGGCTGCAGCACAATCCCTGGAACCTGCTGTTGCTCGACCTCGACATGCCGGCGCCGAACGGCTTCGAAATCCTGCGCAGCCTGGCCGGTCGCGATCGCAGCGCCAGCCCGGTGATCATCATCACCGCACTGAGCGACACGGCCAATCGCCGTACCGGCCTGGAACTGGGCGCCAACGACTACCTGAGCAAACCAGTGGATCTGCCCGAAGTCATCCTGCGCGTGCGCAACAACCTGCAACTGAGTCAGGCCAGCCAGAACCTGCAGGCGGCCAACCAGACTCTGGAGCAGAAAGTGCGTGAACGCACTGCCCAGCTCAAGCACAGCTACAGCGCCTTGATGCGCACCCTGAGGCGCGCAGCCGCCTACCGCGACAGCGAAACCGGCAACCACATCGCCCGCATTGGCGAATCGGCCGCCTTGATCGCCAGTGCGATGGGCATGGAGAACGACTGGGTCGAACTGATCCGTCAGGCCGCGCCCATGCACGACGTCGGCAAGATCGGCATCGCCGATCACATCCTGCTCAAGCCCGGCCCGCTGACCGACCAGGAGCGCCAGATCATGCAGGCGCACCCCAGCATCGGCTATTCGATCCTGCATGACGAACACCCATCGTCACTCACCCGCATGGCTGCCGAGATTGCCCTGGGTCACCACGAAAAGTGGGATGGCAGTGGCTATCCCGAAGGGCTGAGCGGGGAACAGATTCCGCTATCGGCGCGCATCGTGGCGCTGTGCGACGTCTACGACGCCCTGCGCATGCCGCGCCCGTACAAAGCAGCCTGGCCAGAAGAGAAAGCCCAGCAGTACATCCGCGAGCAGTCCGGCAAGCACTTCGACCCGACCCTGGTGGCCATCATCGAAGGGCTCTACGAGCAAATCGAAGCCCTCCAGCACAGGCTCAGCGATTGTCCACAAGGAGACTGA
- a CDS encoding ATP-binding protein codes for MQKGSKVSLRTWIWRAFVQTALIPLILVETVLISIYLLTNVSIRDAQVNHLREMAIGDLQTSATQEAHLIRSELGHIARLTATYATLTQETLRDSRPVAPATLATSPNGVRYSDKDDGGSASFYSSATPLQQQDMSKVARLAHLDPFMRETARHNPLIASIYFNSWDNYNRIYPWFDTLHQYPQDMVIPDYNFYYLASPAHNPQRKVTWTDVYLDPAGQGWMLSSIAPVFRGDFLEGVVGLDITVGKLLEHIQKLNVPWDGYAMIVSQDMNIMALPPAGEDDFGLDELTTHSYDEAISSELFKPEDFNLGKRADTEKLAKAIAQNDSGVLSMPLNGRQHLVAWATIPATNWHLLTVVDEAEVFSQTNALANHYRNIGYLLIAGLVLFYLLFFAIMWGRTRNLSDKLKAPIAGIAAMLQAIGKGNLHPPKPQSDIAELEGIIADVQVMGDQLQRSSSQLQRASLEAQEASQAKSQFISSMSHELRTPLNAIQGFAQLMRMKSPIQNSNGEADYLEEILLASRHLNQLVGDILDWSRLQSERPRLELHPIDAVALMRECAELVEPEVSAHGLDLQLHLPNDPLLVLAEPRRLRQVLLNLLSNAIKYTPKGSVTLECTEVGDNIRLSVSDTGIGIPEELQPLLFEPFQRLGQENTAIQGTGIGLSLCKEYAALMQGQIDLHSEAGTGSCFWIELPRHRPVNDTTDTESTAAVARVYHADCDLLNRTTVQQALTDVSLEQFEDGQRLLDAMLSNPPDALLLSVELEGVDGREVLREVHRQPQFAGLPIILLCRPDQVEELISLGASALLAVPIDPVELHQLIHDLTHDSQGA; via the coding sequence GTGCAAAAGGGCAGCAAGGTCAGTCTTCGGACATGGATATGGCGCGCCTTCGTGCAAACGGCGCTGATTCCACTGATATTGGTGGAAACGGTACTGATCAGCATCTATCTGCTGACCAACGTGTCGATCCGCGATGCTCAGGTCAATCACCTGCGGGAAATGGCCATCGGCGATCTGCAGACCTCCGCGACCCAGGAAGCCCACCTGATACGCAGCGAGCTTGGCCATATCGCCCGGCTGACCGCGACCTACGCCACGCTCACCCAGGAAACCCTGCGCGACAGCCGGCCCGTCGCACCGGCCACCCTGGCGACCAGCCCCAATGGCGTTCGCTACAGCGACAAGGATGACGGCGGCTCGGCCTCCTTCTACTCCAGTGCCACGCCGTTGCAGCAGCAGGACATGAGCAAGGTGGCGCGCCTGGCGCACCTCGACCCCTTCATGCGCGAAACCGCCCGCCACAACCCCCTGATCGCCAGCATCTATTTCAACAGTTGGGACAACTACAACCGTATCTATCCCTGGTTCGACACGCTGCACCAGTACCCGCAGGACATGGTCATTCCCGACTACAACTTCTACTACCTCGCCAGCCCCGCCCACAACCCACAGCGCAAGGTGACCTGGACCGACGTCTACCTCGACCCAGCCGGCCAGGGCTGGATGCTGTCGTCCATCGCCCCGGTGTTTCGCGGTGACTTCCTCGAAGGCGTGGTTGGCCTGGACATCACCGTCGGCAAGCTGCTCGAACACATCCAGAAGCTGAACGTGCCCTGGGACGGCTACGCCATGATCGTCAGCCAGGACATGAACATCATGGCACTGCCGCCGGCCGGCGAGGATGACTTCGGCCTCGACGAGCTGACCACCCACTCCTACGACGAAGCGATCAGCTCGGAGCTGTTCAAGCCCGAAGACTTCAACCTGGGCAAACGTGCCGACACCGAGAAGCTCGCCAAGGCCATCGCCCAGAATGACAGCGGCGTGCTCTCCATGCCGCTCAACGGCCGTCAGCACCTGGTTGCCTGGGCCACCATTCCGGCCACCAACTGGCACCTGCTCACGGTGGTCGATGAAGCCGAAGTGTTCAGCCAGACCAACGCCCTGGCCAATCACTACCGCAACATCGGCTACCTGCTGATCGCCGGCCTGGTGCTCTTCTATCTGTTGTTCTTCGCCATCATGTGGGGGCGCACGCGCAACCTGAGCGACAAGCTCAAGGCACCGATCGCCGGGATCGCCGCGATGTTGCAGGCCATTGGCAAGGGCAACCTGCATCCCCCCAAACCGCAAAGCGACATCGCCGAACTGGAGGGCATCATCGCCGACGTGCAGGTCATGGGTGATCAGTTGCAGCGCAGTTCCAGCCAGTTGCAACGCGCCAGCCTGGAAGCCCAGGAAGCTAGCCAAGCCAAAAGCCAGTTCATCTCCAGCATGAGCCACGAACTGCGTACACCGCTCAATGCCATCCAGGGCTTCGCCCAGCTGATGCGGATGAAAAGCCCGATACAGAACAGCAACGGCGAGGCCGACTACCTGGAAGAAATCCTTCTGGCCAGTCGTCATCTCAATCAGTTGGTAGGGGATATCCTCGACTGGTCGCGGCTGCAGAGCGAGCGGCCACGCCTGGAGCTGCACCCCATCGATGCCGTTGCCCTGATGCGCGAATGCGCGGAGCTGGTCGAACCGGAGGTCAGCGCCCATGGCCTCGATCTACAGCTTCATCTGCCCAATGACCCACTGCTGGTGCTGGCCGAACCGAGGCGCCTGCGCCAGGTACTGCTCAACCTGCTATCCAACGCCATCAAGTACACGCCCAAGGGTAGCGTCACCCTGGAATGCACCGAGGTCGGCGACAACATCCGCCTCAGCGTGAGCGACACCGGCATCGGCATCCCTGAGGAACTGCAACCCTTGCTCTTCGAGCCATTTCAGCGGCTTGGCCAGGAGAATACGGCCATTCAGGGTACCGGTATCGGCTTGTCACTGTGCAAAGAGTACGCCGCACTGATGCAGGGCCAGATAGATCTGCACAGCGAAGCCGGCACCGGCAGCTGCTTCTGGATCGAATTGCCACGCCATCGGCCTGTGAACGACACAACCGACACTGAAAGCACTGCTGCGGTGGCACGGGTCTACCACGCCGATTGCGACTTGCTGAACCGCACAACGGTGCAGCAAGCCTTGACGGATGTATCGCTCGAACAATTCGAAGATGGTCAGCGCCTGCTCGACGCAATGCTCTCCAACCCGCCGGACGCACTGCTGCTCAGTGTCGAACTGGAAGGAGTCGATGGCCGAGAGGTATTGCGTGAAGTACACCGCCAACCACAGTTTGCCGGCCTTCCCATCATCCTGCTGTGCCGCCCTGATCAGGTCGAAGAGCTGATCAGCCTTGGCGCCAGCGCCCTGCTTGCGGTGCCGATAGACCCTGTCGAGCTGCACCAACTGATTCACGATCTGACCCATGACTCACAAGGAGCTTGA
- a CDS encoding FKBP-type peptidyl-prolyl cis-trans isomerase: MSELTFSPDLSSDEGRVSYGIGRQLGGQLRDNPPPGVSLEAILAGVTDAFTGQASRVSEAELSASFQVIREVMQAEAAAKAEAAAGEGRAYLTENAKREGVTVLPSGLQYEVLVAGEGAKPSAEDQVRTHYHGTLIDGTVFDSSYERGQPAEFPVGGVIPGWVEALQLMGTGSKWRLHVPSELAYGAQGVGSIPPHSVLVFDVELLDIL, translated from the coding sequence ATGTCCGAACTCACCTTCAGCCCCGATCTGTCCTCCGACGAGGGTCGCGTCAGCTACGGCATCGGTCGCCAACTCGGCGGTCAACTGCGCGATAACCCGCCGCCCGGCGTGAGCCTGGAAGCGATCCTGGCTGGTGTGACTGATGCGTTCACTGGCCAGGCCAGCCGTGTTTCCGAGGCTGAACTGTCGGCCAGCTTCCAGGTGATCCGCGAAGTGATGCAGGCTGAAGCCGCTGCCAAGGCCGAAGCGGCTGCCGGCGAAGGTCGTGCCTACCTGACCGAAAACGCCAAGCGTGAAGGCGTGACCGTATTGCCGTCGGGCCTGCAGTACGAAGTGCTGGTAGCAGGCGAGGGCGCCAAGCCGTCGGCCGAAGACCAGGTGCGTACCCACTACCATGGCACGCTGATCGACGGCACCGTGTTCGACAGCTCCTACGAGCGTGGCCAGCCGGCCGAATTCCCGGTGGGTGGTGTGATCCCGGGTTGGGTCGAGGCACTGCAACTGATGGGCACCGGCAGCAAGTGGCGTCTGCATGTACCGAGCGAGCTGGCCTACGGCGCGCAGGGTGTCGGCAGCATTCCGCCGCACAGTGTGCTGGTGTTCGATGTCGAGCTGCTCGATATTCTGTAA
- a CDS encoding PA4570 family protein, which yields MTYLIDAWLDRPHPYLRILNRETGEVCAMLEEEALDELRDQGDLDLHELNSSEPSVLKELVRSLFLYCYARALRP from the coding sequence ATGACCTACCTGATCGATGCCTGGCTGGATCGGCCACATCCTTATCTGCGCATCCTCAATCGCGAAACCGGCGAAGTCTGCGCCATGCTCGAAGAAGAAGCATTGGACGAACTGCGCGACCAGGGTGACCTGGATCTGCACGAACTGAACTCCAGCGAGCCCAGCGTGCTCAAGGAGCTGGTGCGCAGCCTGTTTCTCTACTGCTACGCGCGGGCCTTGCGGCCCTGA